One window from the genome of Synechococcales cyanobacterium T60_A2020_003 encodes:
- a CDS encoding NAD(P)H-quinone oxidoreductase subunit O, producing the protein MAVKKGTLVRVVREKLENSVEATASDPRFPPYIFETGGEVLDLRGDYALIKFGYVPTSNIWLRVDQLETFQ; encoded by the coding sequence ATGGCAGTAAAAAAAGGCACATTGGTTCGGGTCGTTCGTGAAAAGTTGGAAAATAGCGTCGAGGCCACCGCAAGCGATCCTCGTTTTCCTCCCTATATTTTTGAAACGGGAGGTGAAGTGCTCGATCTTCGTGGTGACTATGCCCTGATTAAATTTGGCTATGTTCCGACCTCCAATATCTGGCTGCGCGTCGATCAGCTAGAAACGTTTCAATAG
- a CDS encoding DUF309 domain-containing protein: MTDTIPADFWRGVEQFNHGQFYDCHDTLEAIWMEAVAPDKAFLQGVLQVAVALYHLGNLNWKGAVILLGEGISRLVPYQPEYFGIDVEQLIDQSDRLLTTLQQSGPDQVGAIAAQINPDAMDGLPETIASDPASLPVKRPIITVLV; this comes from the coding sequence ATGACCGATACAATCCCCGCAGATTTTTGGCGTGGCGTTGAACAATTTAACCACGGCCAGTTCTACGACTGCCACGACACCCTCGAAGCGATTTGGATGGAGGCCGTTGCCCCGGATAAAGCGTTTCTGCAAGGGGTGCTGCAAGTTGCCGTTGCGCTTTATCATTTGGGTAACTTGAATTGGAAAGGTGCGGTCATTCTTTTGGGTGAGGGTATTAGCCGCTTGGTTCCGTATCAGCCGGAGTATTTTGGCATCGATGTGGAGCAGTTGATTGATCAGAGCGATCGCCTACTAACCACCCTCCAGCAAAGCGGTCCGGATCAGGTTGGGGCGATCGCCGCTCAAATTAATCCTGATGCAATGGATGGCTTGCCGGAAACAATTGCTAGCGACCCTGCATCACTACCAGTAAAACGACCAATCATTACGGTGCTAGTGTAG
- a CDS encoding pentapeptide repeat-containing protein: protein MANAEHLTWLNAGADPWNDWRRQYPDLVPDLRGANLRHANLQGMNLSYANFAGADCTGVNFAGADVSHADFSNAHLEDAILKWTDSRGTVFTNATFTHDPALSLHLVTSLLARGAIARPPNPAP, encoded by the coding sequence ATGGCGAATGCGGAGCATCTAACCTGGTTGAACGCTGGAGCCGACCCCTGGAACGATTGGCGGCGGCAATATCCCGACCTCGTGCCGGATCTCAGGGGTGCTAATCTCCGCCATGCCAATCTCCAGGGCATGAACCTCAGCTATGCCAACTTTGCCGGAGCCGATTGCACGGGTGTTAATTTTGCCGGAGCTGATGTATCGCACGCAGATTTCTCCAACGCACACCTTGAAGACGCAATCCTCAAATGGACAGATTCGCGAGGCACGGTTTTTACCAACGCCACCTTTACCCACGATCCCGCCCTGTCCCTACACTTAGTGACCAGTTTGCTGGCACGAGGGGCGATCGCCCGTCCCCCCAATCCTGCACCCTAA
- a CDS encoding DUF1574 domain-containing protein, with protein MPIARWLHQVFGQPSYPRVKYRLQGNQLHLLLEADPCPVQNEMVQKVLQALQATPLANLLPDDHPAVYQVVLYGRSLQQPRPDWQETLNLNQLSYHWQRLQQRFQAAPESTESPETVDSTAQSEITSPEPAFPPAVPDASLMLSNRSMAQRGDVEAIARYLSETLSSFGIGVNVSAKASERAVSSEALAPVWTMAGFQPAHAASLPTQRLWITCDASYSPTPSLIAKPLVQQLQDLNLTGFRDAVVQIQVQGETRPDWMLWVDLTPKEERLREWARWGDVEAISRILEPVLTAQNARLLTATLKQSTLHLFCTGTSLPSTLPDESAIRAGVASLLESLAPQGIQQAVLYGQPQADAEPTWVQWLDLPASMHPALAELPMDLAQTEDWSAIAFLLSRVLNPDLDQYLATGGIRVQLLPKDDLLHVMCDAAVCPEQRQVGRAIVKFIKPLNLPSITGVRVYGRRSGQKRPAWSYGSDFAQRERYVPQPAPEFAVTDALVGELVAPVNESIFLLDVTPTEVRAAGKRWVHQTVQQVQNALVRSQIFTLHPDVRAIVRHQPANDQPTGLRTSSARQSLKAASVWAAAGLLLTVQTTWLMSGLLQRDRQQASAQQQAELASVFQAPAAEPDPQPAPDTAFTEIPTSPSQRQQIILASSPILPSADIALATAEKTLDLPTFNSQQLDQKLALYYQRVAEEGPPDVLVVGSSRALRGVDPVALSEALAKLGYADVSVFNFGINGATAQVVELVLQRLLTPEQLPKLIIWADGARALNSGREDVTYNGIVSSDGYQLLASGAVIAPSVSGAVAKDSATSSSGLAALGASYQALDRWLSDQLATRIPAYDERDRLKSLIQNGMMATLPTPPLDRQMRQAGSSTTDAARLSDLALTEDMVDINGFLPLDLQFNPATYYQEYARVSGGFDRDYDGFRLEGQQTAALDAVLQVTQRYNVPLVFVNLPLTDQYLDSVRKGYEQEFKQYMFTEDVSQGALVFRDLGEAWPTEYRYFSDPSHLNRYGAYAVSLRLAQDPMIPWAVLADAGRDRPSEL; from the coding sequence ATGCCAATTGCTCGATGGCTGCATCAGGTCTTTGGGCAACCTTCCTATCCGCGGGTGAAGTATCGCTTGCAAGGAAATCAGCTTCACCTCTTGTTAGAGGCCGATCCGTGCCCGGTACAGAACGAGATGGTGCAAAAGGTGCTGCAAGCGCTACAAGCAACTCCCCTTGCAAACCTGTTGCCGGACGATCATCCTGCGGTCTATCAAGTGGTTTTATATGGGCGATCGCTCCAGCAGCCTCGTCCCGATTGGCAAGAAACTCTCAATTTAAATCAACTTAGCTATCACTGGCAGCGGCTTCAACAGCGGTTTCAAGCTGCGCCTGAGTCCACAGAATCCCCTGAGACGGTAGATTCAACCGCGCAATCTGAAATCACGTCCCCAGAACCAGCCTTTCCTCCCGCCGTCCCAGATGCGTCGTTGATGCTCTCCAATCGGAGCATGGCGCAGCGGGGAGATGTCGAGGCGATCGCCCGCTACCTCAGCGAAACCCTCAGCAGTTTTGGCATTGGCGTTAATGTAAGCGCCAAGGCAAGCGAGCGGGCGGTGTCTAGTGAGGCGCTAGCCCCAGTATGGACGATGGCTGGGTTCCAACCGGCTCATGCGGCGTCGCTGCCCACCCAGCGGCTATGGATTACCTGCGACGCCTCCTACAGCCCGACTCCATCCCTGATTGCTAAGCCCCTAGTGCAGCAACTGCAAGATTTGAACCTAACAGGGTTTCGGGATGCCGTAGTTCAGATTCAGGTGCAAGGAGAGACCCGTCCGGACTGGATGCTGTGGGTAGACCTGACCCCGAAGGAGGAGCGTCTGCGGGAATGGGCACGCTGGGGCGATGTAGAAGCGATTAGTCGAATTCTTGAACCAGTGCTGACGGCTCAGAATGCCCGTCTACTTACGGCTACGCTCAAGCAATCGACCCTCCATCTTTTCTGTACGGGCACATCTCTCCCCAGCACCCTTCCCGATGAATCTGCGATTCGTGCGGGTGTGGCTAGCCTTTTAGAGAGTCTGGCTCCCCAGGGAATTCAGCAGGCGGTGTTGTATGGGCAACCCCAAGCAGATGCAGAACCGACGTGGGTGCAGTGGCTTGATCTGCCAGCGTCGATGCATCCGGCCTTGGCGGAACTGCCGATGGATCTTGCCCAGACAGAAGATTGGTCGGCGATCGCCTTTTTGCTGAGTCGAGTGTTGAATCCGGACTTGGATCAGTATTTGGCGACGGGGGGCATCCGCGTCCAGCTTTTGCCGAAGGATGATCTCCTCCATGTGATGTGTGATGCGGCCGTGTGTCCAGAACAGCGGCAGGTGGGACGGGCGATCGTCAAGTTTATAAAACCGCTAAATTTACCCAGCATTACCGGAGTGCGGGTATATGGTCGTCGCTCTGGGCAAAAGCGTCCGGCCTGGAGCTACGGATCAGACTTTGCCCAGCGGGAACGCTACGTGCCGCAGCCCGCCCCAGAATTTGCGGTCACCGATGCGCTGGTGGGTGAATTGGTGGCTCCGGTGAATGAGTCCATCTTTCTGCTCGACGTAACGCCAACCGAGGTTCGGGCTGCCGGAAAGCGCTGGGTTCACCAAACGGTGCAGCAGGTGCAAAATGCCCTCGTGCGATCGCAGATCTTTACGCTACACCCGGATGTCCGTGCGATCGTTCGGCATCAGCCTGCGAACGATCAGCCCACGGGATTACGCACCTCCTCTGCCCGCCAAAGTTTGAAAGCGGCCTCGGTGTGGGCAGCGGCGGGATTGTTACTAACGGTACAAACCACCTGGCTCATGTCGGGACTGCTTCAGCGCGATCGCCAGCAAGCCAGCGCCCAGCAGCAAGCAGAGTTGGCGTCCGTGTTTCAAGCACCAGCGGCAGAGCCTGATCCCCAGCCTGCGCCGGATACGGCATTCACAGAAATACCCACCTCGCCAAGTCAGCGCCAGCAGATCATTTTGGCCTCTAGCCCCATTCTGCCCTCCGCAGACATCGCCCTTGCCACCGCTGAAAAAACGCTGGACTTGCCGACCTTTAACAGCCAGCAGTTGGATCAGAAATTGGCGCTTTATTATCAGCGGGTTGCTGAAGAAGGCCCGCCCGATGTGCTCGTGGTGGGCAGTTCCCGTGCTCTGCGCGGCGTTGATCCGGTGGCCTTGTCGGAGGCATTAGCTAAACTGGGGTATGCCGATGTGTCGGTTTTTAACTTCGGAATCAACGGGGCAACGGCTCAGGTAGTGGAGTTGGTGTTGCAGCGGTTACTGACTCCAGAGCAGTTGCCCAAGCTGATCATCTGGGCGGATGGGGCACGGGCGCTCAACAGTGGTCGCGAAGATGTGACCTATAACGGCATTGTGTCTTCGGATGGGTATCAACTGCTGGCATCAGGAGCAGTGATTGCGCCATCCGTATCCGGAGCTGTAGCCAAGGATTCTGCGACATCGTCATCGGGTTTAGCGGCCTTGGGAGCTAGCTATCAAGCGCTAGACCGTTGGTTAAGTGACCAGCTTGCAACTCGGATTCCTGCCTATGATGAGCGCGATCGCCTGAAAAGCCTAATCCAAAACGGCATGATGGCAACGTTGCCGACGCCACCTCTGGATCGACAAATGCGGCAAGCGGGATCATCCACGACGGATGCGGCGCGTTTATCGGATCTCGCGCTGACCGAGGACATGGTTGATATCAACGGATTTCTGCCCTTGGATTTGCAGTTTAACCCTGCGACCTACTACCAGGAATATGCTAGGGTGAGCGGTGGTTTTGATCGAGACTACGATGGATTTCGGCTAGAAGGGCAGCAAACCGCAGCCCTGGATGCGGTGCTTCAAGTCACCCAGCGATATAACGTTCCCCTGGTATTCGTAAACCTACCGCTGACGGATCAATATTTGGATTCCGTTCGGAAAGGCTACGAACAGGAGTTCAAGCAATATATGTTCACAGAGGATGTTTCCCAGGGGGCACTGGTGTTCCGGGATTTGGGTGAAGCTTGGCCAACGGAGTACCGATATTTCTCCGATCCCAGCCACCTCAACCGTTATGGAGCCTATGCTGTATCGCTACGGTTAGCGCAGGATCCGATGATTCCGTGGGCAGTTTTGGCAGATGCGGGGCGCGATCGCCCCTCTGAACTCTAG
- the lptB gene encoding LPS export ABC transporter ATP-binding protein, producing the protein MKIALENVHKSYGRRTVVSRVSLSVRQGEVVGLLGPNGAGKTTTFYITTGLERPNQGRVWLDDKDITNLPIHRRAHLGIGYLAQEPSIFRNLSVQDNIRLVLQQTGVPKSMRQKRLDHLLQEFRLEKVAQTKGAYVSGGERRRTELARSLASGMDGPKFLLLDEPFTGVDPIAVAEIQEILSGFRDRQMGILITDHNVRETLAITDRAYIMRDGQILAAGTAEELYSNPLVRQYYLGDNFRM; encoded by the coding sequence TTGAAAATTGCGTTGGAAAATGTACATAAGTCCTACGGTCGCCGGACGGTTGTTTCGCGGGTGAGTCTGTCGGTGCGGCAAGGCGAGGTTGTCGGTTTGCTTGGCCCCAACGGAGCGGGTAAGACAACGACGTTCTACATCACCACAGGGCTGGAACGCCCCAATCAGGGACGGGTGTGGCTGGATGATAAAGACATTACCAACCTGCCCATACATCGGCGAGCGCACCTAGGGATTGGCTACCTCGCCCAGGAACCTAGCATTTTTCGGAACCTGTCGGTGCAAGACAATATTCGCCTTGTCCTACAGCAAACGGGCGTTCCGAAGTCGATGCGGCAAAAGCGATTGGATCACTTGCTGCAAGAATTTCGCCTGGAAAAAGTGGCGCAAACCAAGGGCGCGTACGTGTCCGGTGGGGAGCGGCGGCGGACGGAATTGGCGCGATCGCTCGCCTCGGGTATGGATGGCCCTAAGTTTTTGCTCTTGGATGAACCCTTCACCGGAGTCGATCCGATTGCGGTGGCGGAAATTCAAGAAATCCTGTCGGGATTTCGCGATCGCCAAATGGGAATTTTGATTACCGACCACAACGTACGCGAGACGTTGGCGATTACCGATCGGGCGTACATCATGCGCGATGGTCAAATTTTGGCCGCAGGCACCGCCGAAGAACTCTACAGCAATCCCTTGGTGCGGCAGTACTATTTGGGAGACAATTTCCGGATGTGA
- a CDS encoding FHA domain-containing protein, whose product MVPQYKRNHLLVIDDSKGRREFNLSSSVYSIGRDPKSDIRLFSQYVSRRHATLVQLTDDYGTYYRLVDGNLKGKLSANGLRINGRKIQAHDLKDGDEIIFGPEVSARYYLLNQAETSPIYQDSETTLINFDMLDADEFDTL is encoded by the coding sequence ATGGTTCCGCAGTACAAACGAAATCACCTGCTGGTTATTGATGATAGCAAAGGACGGCGAGAGTTTAATCTGAGTAGTTCGGTTTACTCGATTGGACGCGATCCCAAAAGCGACATTCGCCTCTTTTCGCAGTACGTGTCGCGTCGGCACGCCACGCTAGTTCAACTCACGGATGATTATGGTACGTACTATCGGCTTGTGGATGGCAACTTGAAGGGAAAGCTCAGCGCAAATGGCCTCCGGATCAATGGGCGAAAAATCCAAGCCCACGATCTCAAAGATGGCGACGAGATTATTTTTGGGCCTGAGGTCTCGGCACGGTATTACCTACTGAATCAAGCTGAGACGTCGCCCATATATCAGGACTCTGAGACCACCCTGATTAACTTCGATATGCTCGACGCTGACGAGTTCGATACCCTTTAG
- the mdh gene encoding malate dehydrogenase produces the protein MSVFPRPINCLPFPKVSIIGSGNVGSTLAQRIAEKNVANVVLLDIEPGRPQGIALDLMEARGIEQHDCEIIGTDDYAHTANSAVVVITAGIPRKPGMTRDDLMKTNAKIVVDTAQKAIAHSPDALLIVVTNPLDVVTYLAWKATGLPAKRVMGMAGILDSSRLETFIAMELGISSMGVNAMVLGGHGDLMVPLPRYSTVNGVPITQLMDEQTIERLVERTRQGGSEIVKLMQTGGAYYAPASSTYAMVETILNNHSRLLPIAVYAQGEYGLDDLFIGLPCYLTCQGVHSIVELELTDQERQALHRSAESVKENIHKAMAML, from the coding sequence ATGTCTGTTTTTCCCCGACCCATAAACTGTTTGCCGTTTCCCAAGGTTTCTATCATTGGTTCCGGGAATGTTGGCAGCACCTTGGCTCAGCGCATTGCCGAGAAGAACGTGGCGAATGTGGTGCTGTTGGATATTGAGCCGGGGCGACCCCAGGGGATTGCGCTCGATCTGATGGAGGCGCGAGGGATCGAACAGCACGATTGCGAAATTATTGGTACGGATGACTATGCCCATACGGCCAATTCGGCGGTGGTGGTAATTACGGCAGGCATTCCACGCAAACCGGGGATGACGCGCGACGACCTGATGAAAACCAATGCCAAAATTGTGGTGGATACGGCTCAAAAGGCGATCGCCCATTCCCCCGATGCGCTCTTGATCGTGGTGACGAATCCGCTGGATGTGGTGACCTACCTGGCGTGGAAAGCAACGGGTCTACCTGCAAAACGGGTGATGGGCATGGCAGGGATTTTGGACTCATCGCGGCTTGAAACCTTCATTGCGATGGAACTGGGTATCTCCAGCATGGGGGTGAATGCGATGGTGTTAGGTGGCCATGGCGATTTGATGGTGCCGCTGCCGCGCTACTCTACGGTGAATGGTGTGCCGATTACGCAATTAATGGATGAACAAACAATTGAGCGTCTAGTGGAACGGACGCGCCAAGGTGGATCGGAGATCGTGAAATTGATGCAAACGGGGGGAGCCTACTATGCTCCGGCCTCTTCGACCTATGCCATGGTTGAAACGATTCTCAATAACCATTCGCGGCTGCTGCCGATTGCGGTCTATGCTCAAGGCGAGTATGGTCTAGACGATTTGTTTATTGGCTTACCGTGCTATCTCACCTGTCAGGGAGTGCATTCCATCGTTGAGCTAGAGCTGACGGATCAAGAACGCCAAGCCCTACACCGTTCGGC
- a CDS encoding Ppx/GppA family phosphatase — MVNTIPKQNRILAAIDVGTNSIHMAVVRIQPSLPAFTIIDREKDMVRLGERDRATGHLTEAAMSRAIATLQRCKSIAESYNVDAIVATATSAVREAPNGREFLDRVESEVGLAVDLISGQEEARRIYLGVLSVVEFNQQPHIIIDIGGGSTEIILGDEHEASFLSSTKVGAVRLTSDMVTTDPISASEFNDLQAYIRGMVERPIEELQSHLKPGCPAKLVGTSGTAETLATIHAYDRLGTVPDPLHGYEFSLDDLKAIVNRLRKSSYAERLTIPGISDRRAEIILAGALILQEAMTLLNAPSIMICERSLREGIIVDWMLTHGLIEDRLRFQGSARQRSVLRAAHKYQVNLPHAERVTQFTLDLFDQTQGILHDWGDRERDLLWAAAMLHNCGHFISHAAHHKHSYYLIRNGDLLGYTEPEIETIANLARYHRRSMPKKKHDTYRSLSSKRDRQIVDRLSPLLRLAAALDRRQIGAIQKLKCQHHPEEHTMHLFLTPTHSDDDCALELWSLNQKKSCFESQFNLKLVPILVR, encoded by the coding sequence ATGGTCAACACCATTCCCAAGCAAAACCGTATCCTTGCCGCGATCGATGTCGGCACGAACTCAATTCACATGGCAGTCGTGCGAATTCAGCCGAGTTTGCCTGCATTTACCATCATTGATCGGGAAAAAGATATGGTGCGCTTGGGCGAACGCGATCGCGCCACCGGACATCTAACCGAGGCCGCCATGAGTCGGGCGATCGCCACCCTCCAACGCTGCAAATCCATTGCCGAAAGCTATAACGTCGATGCCATTGTTGCTACGGCTACCAGTGCTGTCCGGGAAGCTCCCAACGGACGGGAGTTCCTAGACCGTGTGGAATCCGAGGTGGGCTTGGCGGTCGATCTGATTTCCGGACAGGAAGAAGCCCGTCGGATCTACTTAGGCGTACTCTCGGTCGTCGAGTTTAACCAACAGCCCCACATTATCATCGATATCGGTGGGGGTTCCACAGAAATCATTCTGGGCGACGAGCATGAGGCCAGTTTCCTTAGCAGCACCAAAGTCGGTGCCGTGCGCCTAACATCGGATATGGTGACAACCGATCCGATTAGCGCCAGTGAGTTTAACGACCTGCAAGCCTACATTCGCGGCATGGTAGAGCGTCCCATTGAAGAATTACAGTCCCATCTAAAACCTGGATGTCCTGCAAAACTGGTGGGCACATCGGGCACGGCGGAAACCCTCGCCACCATTCACGCTTATGATCGCCTGGGAACCGTTCCCGATCCACTCCACGGCTACGAGTTTAGTCTGGACGACCTGAAGGCGATCGTGAACCGATTACGAAAATCGAGCTACGCCGAACGGCTAACCATACCGGGCATCTCCGATCGACGGGCAGAGATTATCCTGGCCGGGGCGCTGATCCTCCAAGAGGCGATGACCTTACTCAATGCCCCCTCTATCATGATTTGTGAGCGATCGCTCCGCGAGGGGATCATCGTGGATTGGATGCTCACCCACGGTCTGATCGAAGATCGCCTTCGCTTCCAGGGTTCCGCTCGCCAACGCAGCGTTCTACGCGCCGCCCACAAGTACCAAGTTAATCTGCCCCATGCGGAGCGGGTCACACAATTCACACTAGATCTGTTTGATCAAACCCAGGGCATCCTGCACGATTGGGGCGATCGCGAGCGAGATCTGCTCTGGGCGGCGGCCATGCTGCATAACTGCGGTCACTTCATTAGCCATGCGGCCCACCACAAACACTCGTATTACCTCATTCGCAATGGCGATTTGCTGGGCTACACCGAACCCGAAATTGAAACTATTGCCAACCTAGCCCGCTACCACCGTCGCAGCATGCCGAAGAAAAAGCATGACACCTATCGCAGCCTCAGCAGCAAGCGCGATCGCCAAATTGTGGATCGGCTTAGCCCCCTGCTGCGCCTCGCCGCCGCCCTGGATCGACGTCAAATTGGGGCAATTCAAAAGCTCAAGTGTCAACATCACCCCGAGGAACACACGATGCATCTTTTCCTCACCCCAACCCATAGCGATGACGACTGTGCGCTAGAACTCTGGAGTTTGAATCAGAAAAAAAGCTGTTTTGAGTCTCAGTTCAATCTCAAACTAGTTCCGATACTCGTGCGATAG
- the petN gene encoding cytochrome b6-f complex subunit PetN, which translates to MDILTLGWVGLLVVFSFSISMVVWARNGL; encoded by the coding sequence ATGGATATTTTGACCTTAGGTTGGGTTGGGCTTCTGGTTGTATTTAGCTTCTCCATCTCGATGGTGGTGTGGGCACGCAACGGACTCTAA
- a CDS encoding DUF1830 domain-containing protein — protein sequence MAQILDPLPPNQSDKILCCYVNATSKIQVVRITNIQNWYFERVVFPGQRLIFETLPIAQLEIHCGMMASAILSDTIPCDRLQIEIEAGDMAEMGVIDASSEFKAHDREVLATMASYD from the coding sequence ATGGCGCAGATTCTTGATCCCCTACCACCAAATCAGTCCGATAAGATTCTTTGCTGCTATGTCAATGCGACTAGCAAGATTCAAGTTGTTCGGATCACGAACATTCAGAACTGGTATTTTGAACGGGTTGTGTTTCCAGGGCAGCGCCTAATTTTTGAAACGTTACCCATTGCCCAGCTTGAGATCCACTGCGGTATGATGGCGAGCGCAATTCTTTCAGATACCATTCCCTGCGATCGCCTCCAGATTGAGATTGAAGCAGGCGATATGGCTGAAATGGGCGTTATCGATGCTAGTAGCGAGTTCAAAGCCCATGACCGTGAGGTGTTAGCAACAATGGCATCCTATGATTGA